Proteins encoded in a region of the Perca fluviatilis chromosome 6, GENO_Pfluv_1.0, whole genome shotgun sequence genome:
- the zgc:154046 gene encoding carnitine O-acetyltransferase — translation MLAVFVKAALRPGLVKPCRLVRSVIQIPERTLVQQEGLPKLPVPPLKQTCERYLAALEPIVSEEELEHTRQLVEEFLKGGVGERLQKGLERRARKTDNWLSEWWMQSAYLDCRMPVAVYTSPGVVLPRMRFHDRQGQMRFAAKLIAGVLDFKKMIDTDTLPIEYLSEKPLCMDQYYQILSSCRIPGPKRDTVVNHTLGKKPITHVTVVHNFQFFVLDVYHSDGTPLTEDQIYMQLEKIWNSSLQTNKEPIGILTSQHRNTWGKAYNNLIKDKTNKESVRAIQKSIFTVCLDAPMPRVSDELYPSRVAAQMLHGGGARWNSGNRWFDKTLQFIVGEDGTCGLVYEHAPAEGPPIVFLIDFVVKYMRRTEIVRSPMFPLPMPLKLRFNITPEVKRDIERAKQNMNMMVHDLDVKVLMFSHFGKNVPKQHKLSPDAFVQMALQLAYFRMYNMCCSTYESASLRMFKYGRTDAIRATTVDSFKFVQAMQDPAKQNAERLALLQGAVQTHKEHTYNVRAGVHQHENLKFFFFFKHHLIILSSTHSAFNLF, via the exons ATGTTGGCTGTTTTTGTCAAGGCCGCG CTGCGGCCTGGCCTGGTGAAGCCATGTCGCCTGGTCAGATCAGTAATACAGATCCCAGAGAGGACCCTGGTGCAGCAGGAGGGTTTACCTAAGCTGCCCGTGCCGCCCTTGAAGCAGACGTGTGAGCGATACCTGGCTGCTCTGGAGCCCATCGTCAGCGAGGAGGAGCTGGAACACACCCGGCAGCTGGTGGAAGAGTTCCTCAAGGGTGGTGTTGGGGAAAGGCTGCAGAAAGGCCTGGAGCGACGGGCACGCAAGACAGACAACTGG CTGTCAGAATGGTGGATGCAGTCAGCCTATCTAGACTGCCGTATGCCGGTGGCGGTCTACACCAGCCCAGGGGTGGTCCTGCCTCGCATGCGCTTCCATGATCGACAAGGACAGATGAG GTTTGCTGCCAAACTGATTGCAGGAGTATtggactttaaaaaaatgattgacAC TGATACCCTGCCAATAGAGTATCTGAGTGAGAAGCCACTGTGCATGGACCAGTATTACCAGATCCTGTCCTCCTGTCGTATCCCTGGTCCAAAGAGAGATACTGTTGTGAATCACACCCTCGGGAAAAAACCTATCACTCATGTCACTGTGGTCCACAACTTCCAG TTCTTTGTCTTGGATGTGTACCACAGCGATGGCACCCCACTGACAGAAGACCAGATTTACATGCAGTTGGAGAAGATCTGGAACTCATCTTTGCAGACAAACAAGGAGCCTATTGGCATCCTCACATCACAGCACCGCAACACCTGGGGGAAAGCCTATAACAACCTCATCAAGG ATAAGACAAATAAGGAGTCAGTCCGTGCCATCCAGAAAAGTATCTTCACCGTGTGCCTGGATGCCCCGATGCCACGGGTGTCAGACGAGCTGTACCCGAGCCGCGTGGCTGCCCAGATGCTGCATGGAGGAGGAGCTCGCTGGAACAGCGGCAACCGCTGGTTTGATAAGACATTACAG TTCATCGTTGGTGAAGACGGTACGTGTGGACTAGTGTATGAACACGCACCTGCCGAGGGTCCACCCATTGTCTTTCTCATCGATTTCGTTGTTAAATACAT GCGGAGAACTGAAATAGTTCGCTCTCCCATGTTTCCCCTGCCCATGCCTCTGAAACTGCGCTTTAACATTACACCTGAGGTCAAGAGAGACATTGAGAGAGCCAAACAAAATATGAACAT GATGGTGCATGACTTAGACGTGAAGGTGCTTATGTTTTCTcattttggaaaaaatgtgCCAAAGCAACATAAGCTGAGTCCAGATGCCTTCGTGCAAATGGCTCTGCAACTGGCCTACTTCAG GATGTATAATATGTGCTGCTCAACGTACGAGAGCGCATCGTTACGGATGTTCAAATATGGGCGAACAGACGCAATCCGTGCAACTACTGTCGACTCGTTCAAATTTGTCCAGGCAATGCAAGACCCAGCTAAACAG AACGCAGAGAGGCTGGCGCTGCTGCAGGGGGCCGTTCAGACACATAAGGAGCACACGTACAACGTGAGAGCTGGAGTTCATCAACATGAAAATctcaagttcttttttttttttaaacaccatCTGATTATTCTCAGTTCTACACATTCagcttttaatttgttttag
- the LOC120560699 gene encoding immediate early response gene 5-like protein, with product MECVFDAQNLISISLRKIQSSRTQRGGIKLHKNLLVTYVLRNARQFYMSKNLFQTQRTHHYEDVSAVRERQDYFELTGSLTELGDDFYCNFTGVESDTWHCGAHQPNGQPAEVPHQDASACAMLSPSDSDLMLSEACWSCADKPSWELPILNAQANQKTVLDLDTHVVTTVTNGYFHSDCCAQSKQPQGAQCYTKKRKMDTSYHIVDPEFYLPDFGPVPFKRMRTDDDLHSDSDQLDSTNISNLISVLGSGGLSEFVSWQQTDLEQIFAAQTICLKHTLLTGSGWTRAIEAF from the coding sequence ATGGAGTGTGTATTTGACGCACAGAATCTGATCTCCATCTCTTTGAGGAAAATCCAAAGCTCCAGGACGCAGAGAGGAGGCATCAAGCTCCACAAGAACTTACTGGTAACGTACGTACTGAGAAACGCTAGGCAGTTTTATATGAGCAAAAACTTGTTTCAGACGCAGAGGACGCATCACTATGAGGATGTATCTGCAGTCCGTGAAAGGCAAGACTATTTCGAATTGACTGGGAGCTTAACGGAGTTGGGCGATGACTTCTACTGCAACTTTACTGGGGTTGAGTCGGACACTTGGCACTGCGGAGCGCACCAGCCCAACGGCCAGCCTGCAGAGGTGCCGCACCAAGACGCATCTGCCTGCGCAATGCTTTCACCAAGTGACTCAGACCTCATGCTTTCGGAAGCCTGTTGGAGTTGTGCAGACAAACCATCCTGGGAGTTACCTATCCTAAACGCACAAGCCAACCAAAAGACTGTCCTGGACTTGGACACGCATGTGGTGACTACTGTCACGAATGGATACTTTCACTCAGACTGTTGCGCGCAGTCAAAACAGCCGCAGGGCGCGCAGTGCTACACTAAAAAGCGAAAGATGGACACAAGTTACCATATAGTTGATCCAGAGTTTTACTTGCCAGACTTTGGACCAGTGCCGTTTAAAAGGATGAGGACTGATGATGATTTACATTCAGACTCGGACCAGTTGGACAGCACAAACATCTCCAACCTGATCTCAGTGTTGGGTTCAGGTGGACTATCTGAGTTTGTGAGTTGGCAGCAGACGGACCTTGAGCAAATATTCGCCGCTCAgacaatttgtttaaaacatACACTGTTAACAGGCAGCGGTTGGACCAGAGCAATCGAAGCATTTTGA